A single region of the Drosophila takahashii strain IR98-3 E-12201 chromosome 2R, DtakHiC1v2, whole genome shotgun sequence genome encodes:
- the Hr3 gene encoding probable nuclear hormone receptor HR3 isoform X3, translated as MYTQRMFDMWSSVTSKLEAHANNLGQSNVQSPAGQNNSSGSIKAQIEIIPCKVCGDKSSGVHYGVITCEGCKGFFRRSQSSVVNYQCPRNKQCVVDRVNRNRCQYCRLQKCLKLGMSRDAVKFGRMSKKQREKVEDEVRFHRAQMRAQSDAAPDSSVYDTQTPSSSDQLHHNNYNSYSGGYSNNEVGYGSPYGYSASVTPQQTMQYDISADYVDSTTYEPRSTIIDPEFISHADGDINDVLIKTLAEAHANTNTKLEAVHDMFRKQPDVSRILYYKNLGQEELWLDCAEKLTQMIQNIIEFAKLIPGFMRLSQDDQILLLKTGSFELAIVRMSRLLDLSQNAVLYGDVMLPQEAFYTSDSEEMRLVSRIFQTAKSIAELKLTETELALYQSLVLLWPERNGVRGNTEIQRLFNLSMNAIRQELETNHAPLKGDVTVLDTLLNNIPNFRDISILHMESLSKFKLQHPNVVFPALYKELFSIDSQQDLT; from the exons CTCAAATTGAGATAATTCCATGCAAAGTCTGCGGCGACAAGTCATCCGGCGTGCACTACGGCGTGATCACCTGCGAGGGCTGCAAGGGATTCTTTCGAAGGTCGCAGAGCTCGGTGGTGAACTACCAGTGTCCGCGCAACAAGCAATGTGTCGTGGACCGCGTTAATCGCAACCGCTGTCAATACTGTAGACTGCAAAAGTGCCTAAAATTGGGAATGAGTCGTGATG CTGTAAAGTTCGGCAGGATGTCCAAGAAGCAGCGCGAGAAGGTCGAGGACGAGGTGCGCTTCCATCGGGCCCAGATGAGGGCCCAAAGTGACGCGGCACCCGACAGCTCCGTCTATGACACGCAGACGCCCTCGAGCAGCGACCAGCTGCATCACAACAACTACAATAG CTACAGCGGCGGCTATTCGAACAACGAGGTGGGCTACGGCAGTCCCTACGGCTACTCGGCCTCCGTGACGCCCCAGCAGACCATGCAGTACGACATCTCGGCGGACTACGTGGACAGCACCACCTACGAGCCGCGCAGTACAATAATCGATCCCGAATTTATTAGTCACG CGGATGGCGATATCAACGATGTGCTGATCAAGACGCTGGCGGAGGCGCATGCAAACACAAATACCAAACTGGAAGCTGTGCACGACATGTTCCGAAAGCAGCCG GATGTGTCACGCATTCTCTACTACAAGAATCTGGGCCAAGAGGAACTTTGGCTGGACTGCGCCGAGAAGCTTACACAAATGATACAGAACATAATCGAATTTGCTAAGCTAATACCGGGATTCATGCGCCTGAGTCAGGATGATCAG ATATTACTGCTGAAGACGGGCTCCTTTGAGCTGGCGATTGTTCGCATGTCCAGACTGCTAGATCTCTCACAGAACGCGGTACTCTACGGCGATGTGATGCTGCCCCAGGAGGCGTTCTACACATCCGACTCGGAGGAGATGCGTCTGGTGTCGCGCATCTTCCAAACGGCCAAGTCGATAGCCGAACTCAAACTGACTGAAACCGAACTGGCGCTGTATCAGAGCTTAGTGCTGCTCTGGCCAG AACGCAATGGAGTGCGTGGTAATACGGAAATACAGAGGCTTTTCAATCTGAGCATGAATGCGATCCGGCAGGAGCTGGAAACGAATCATGCGCCGCTCAAGGGCGATGTCACCGTGCTGGACACACTGCTGAACAACATACCCAATTTCCG CGACATTTCCATCTTGCACATGGAATCGCTGAGCAAGTTCAAGCTGCAGCACCCGAACGTCGTTTTCCCGGCGCTGTACAAGGAGCTGTTCTCGATAGATTCGCAGCAGGACCTGACATAA